The following nucleotide sequence is from Candidatus Thermoplasmatota archaeon.
GCATTGAGCGTGGTTGTCTTGCCTGAAGCTGTACCACCAACAAAAAGTATGCTCATACCATATTGCACTGCAAGCCATATATAGGCGAGCATAATCGGCGAAATTGTTCTAAAAGTCACTAAGTCAGGGGGTGTAAAAGGATCTTCTCTGAATTTGCGTATAGTAAATGTAGAGCCTTTAGTTGAGACCTCTTTACCCAAAGTCATAACTACTCTAGAGCCATCCATGAGTGTAGAATCGATCAGCGGCGCAGCTGTAGATATGTGCTTACCGCAGCGCTGTGCTAATCTGATAACATAAGATTCAAGTTCGTGCTCGTCTTCATATACAATATTAGTTTCCATAGATTCATATCGACGATGATATATGTAAATAGGTGTTCTTGGCCCATCGCACGAAATATCTTCTATATTAGGATCTTTCATTAACACGTTTATTTTGCCGTAGCCGAGTAAATCACGCTCTATGAAGTAAAATAATTTATCTTCTTCCTCTCTAGCCACAGGTAAAGAATAACTTTTTATTATAGTTTCCATTGCAGCCCTTAAATGCTCTCTGGGAGCTCTATCTAGCTCGTCTATTTTTACATTAACAGATTTTGTAAAAGCATCCTCAGTAGTCTTTAGAATTTCTCTTTCGCGATCTGTTAGTGTAGGCTCCACTATTTCATAAAATCTAGTATGCTCTTTCCTATTGTATAGTATTCTAGCATAGGCGTAAGGCTCTATAAGTGGATAGACTTCTATTTCTTCAAACTCCTCGCCCAGAGTAGCGAATTCAACGCCTAGCGCGGCACCGGGCGGTGCAGGAGCTGCTCCTTCAACAACTTCAAACTCAACAGCTTTTTTCTTCCTTCTTAATCTATCAAATATTTTTAATTTAGGCTTTTCTGGAGGGAGCTCTAACGCTTCAGGTAATGGCGTTATAACTTCAAACTCAGGCGCTTCTAGCTCTTCTCTAACTTCGACCTTTTCAAGTGGTGGAGTGGCAATTTTAAGCTCTTCCTCTTTAGCCTCTCTAACCTCATATTTTCTAGCCTCCGCCCATTCTTCAGGCTTTGCTTCTCTGACTATTTCTTCACCTATCTTCTCTTCCTCAGCCACCCACTCCTTAACTTCTTTAAAACCTTCCTTTGCGCCAGCTTCTTCAGCTTCCTTTATAAGCTCTTTTTCGTAAGGTGTAAATTCTTTTAGTTTTAACTCTTCTGTCTTTGTCTCAGGGACCTTTACTTTAAGCTCAGCAGGTATTTTTTGAGTACCTAAAATTGCTTTAGCCTCTTCTTCACCTACTAAAAGTTCCTTGCCTTTGATTTTTTTAACTTCAGGTATTGCAAACTCTTTCCCTTCAACAGCTTTAGCAACTATTCTAACAGCAACTTTTTTCAGCTTGCCTTTCTCTTCTATAATTTTCTCTTCAAATTTAGCCCCGCATGTAGGGCATTCAGCTGCGAAAGGCGAAATAAAGGAGGAGCATTTACCGCATATAACTCTTTTAACCTCTACTCTAGCCTCTTCTTTCTCCTTAGGCTCTTCCCTTATTCTCCTAACCTGCTCTCTTAGACCCATCTGTTGAAAAACCTCTTTATTAAATATACGTTCTTTCTCATATATTATTTTTATGCTCCGGCCTTAAATACCCTAATAATACCGCTTTCATACGAGATTTTAATAGTGTCTTTAGAACCGGAGGCACTCTCCCTAACCATAATATATCCTGCTATATCGCCTTTAAGCTCAATACCTAAGTTGTAGGTGTGTGCTTCTACACTAGTTTCTAGGGTAGTTATAACTACCGTGGTATTACTGATTTTTATATTGTATTTTATATCCACTGGAGGACTGCCTGCAAGCTCTGTGGAGAAGTGGAAGCTAAGATCGAAGCTAGCATTTTTGCAAACACTTGCTAAATATACAGCTTGCTCTAGCTTGCAAGCTAATCTATTAGCTATATCTTGAAGTAAGAGTTCGATTGAAGAGGTGGTAGCTTCTCTAGCAAGATTGCTGGTGTTTGCTATAACGCTAACTAGCAGCATTGCTGATATTAGATATGTGAACACGTAGCCAATTTCTATATAGCCTTTAGTGCTACGAATTCTAATTATCATGTTATTTTTAATACTATCTCTAAATCGTATATGATAGCTCTCCAATTCAGTTCATTTGGTACCGTCAAGTACTCCTTAGTTCGATTTGTTTTGTAAATTATTCGATCCTTTGCTTCATCCGGTGCCCAGCCTATAAAGTTAGTAATGTCACCGGTTGCATTTTTAATATCGTAATCTTTACGGAAGTAAGAATACCAAGTTTTACGCCAATCGCCAGTGATGTTAATTGTAAGATTTGAAATTTTAGAAGGACCTATGATGTTAGTTGAGTGCAATCTTATATAAAATTTATAGTTTCCAGCAGTGCCACTTTTAATACCAGCGCTTGTAAAGTTCAGTATGTAGATGTAAACTATCGTCTT
It contains:
- a CDS encoding ATPase, T2SS/T4P/T4SS family, which encodes MGLREQVRRIREEPKEKEEARVEVKRVICGKCSSFISPFAAECPTCGAKFEEKIIEEKGKLKKVAVRIVAKAVEGKEFAIPEVKKIKGKELLVGEEEAKAILGTQKIPAELKVKVPETKTEELKLKEFTPYEKELIKEAEEAGAKEGFKEVKEWVAEEEKIGEEIVREAKPEEWAEARKYEVREAKEEELKIATPPLEKVEVREELEAPEFEVITPLPEALELPPEKPKLKIFDRLRRKKKAVEFEVVEGAAPAPPGAALGVEFATLGEEFEEIEVYPLIEPYAYARILYNRKEHTRFYEIVEPTLTDREREILKTTEDAFTKSVNVKIDELDRAPREHLRAAMETIIKSYSLPVAREEEDKLFYFIERDLLGYGKINVLMKDPNIEDISCDGPRTPIYIYHRRYESMETNIVYEDEHELESYVIRLAQRCGKHISTAAPLIDSTLMDGSRVVMTLGKEVSTKGSTFTIRKFREDPFTPPDLVTFRTISPIMLAYIWLAVQYGMSILFVGGTASGKTTTLNAVSLFIPMHMKIVSIEETRELNLPHPNWIPGCTREGFGGEFAAGRVAGEVNMYDLLKAALRERPEYVIVGEIRGSEAYVLFQAMATGHTTYSTMHADSVPGLIHRLENKPIEIPRVMIPSLDAVCIQIQTRVGGRRVRRIKQIIEIIGLDPHTKELLTNEVFRWVPALDDFEFSGKSYVLEKIMVKANIRKDEIMSELKRRQAVIEWMVTKGIRKHNDVARIIMEYQVHPQEVLERIKSELGERAL